The following coding sequences are from one Musa acuminata AAA Group cultivar baxijiao chromosome BXJ2-4, Cavendish_Baxijiao_AAA, whole genome shotgun sequence window:
- the LOC135610832 gene encoding membrin-11-like, with protein MYVSLPLFRHHLPRSPPMEAGGIGGGGATLSEIYQSTRRLLLRTRDGLERLERLESSASSSSYASSSSPSVADPAELSLAVKRDITQIRSLCAEMDRLWRSIPVRGQRDLWKRKVEQVAEEVDSLKESLDKHSFRQQKRVQEAKERAELLERANGESAHILRIFDEEAQAMQSARNSSMMLEEAYATGVAVLSKYAEQRDRLKRAQRKALDILNTVGLSNTVLKLIERRHRVDKWIAYTGMVITVLVVCAFVWWMH; from the exons ATGTATGTTAGCCTTCCTCTCTTTCGACATCATCTCCCGAGATCTCCGCCAATGGAAGCCGGCGGCATTGGAGGCGGCGGAGCAACCCTCTCTGAGATCTACCAGAGTACGCGGCGGTTGCTTCTCCGGACGAGAGATGGGCTGGAGCGGCTCGAGCGTCTTGAGtcatccgcctcctcctcctcgtatgCTTCGTCATCGTCACCTTCGGTCGCGGATCCGGCGGAGCTCTCCCTCGCGGTCAAGAGAGACATCACCCAGATCCGCTCCCTATGTGCCGAGATGGATCGCCTCTGGCGGTCGATTCCCGTCAGAGGCCAGCGCGATCTCTGGAAGAG AAAAGTGGAACAGGTGGCAGAAGAGGTGGATTCACTGAAAGAAAGTCTTGACAAGCATTCCTTCCGTCAACAAAAGAGGGTGCAGGAAGCTAAAGAACGTGCAGAATTATTGGAAAGAGCT AATGGGGAGTCTGCGCATATTCTGAGAATATTTGACGAGGAAGCACAAGCAATGCAATCCGCACGAAACTCTTCAATGATGCTGGAAGAAGCATATGCCACTGGAGTGGCTGTTCTGTCTAAGTACGCCGAGCAGAGGGATCGCTTGAAG AGAGCCCAAAGGAAGGCCCTGGACATCCTTAATACCGTAGGGTTATCTAACACCGTGTTGAAGCTAATTGAGCGGCGACACCGCGTGGACAAGTGGATTGCGTATACAGGTATGGTTATTACAGTCCTGGTGGTGTGTGCGTTTGTGTGGTGGATGCACTGA